In the genome of Paenibacillus pabuli, one region contains:
- the corA gene encoding magnesium/cobalt transporter CorA — protein MKIRLVNNGVFIPVDDIQQALTPPAEGFYWIDADVDDLAVLQPLFMMHDLAVEDCLSDEEQRPKIEIYESHYFIVINSIRFDDEEIFLRAVNLFLGRHFIISVTKQKVSELRTLKPILWEQEISTPDKLLYLLVDLIVDNYFTVGDRIEARIEKLEEDILMHTKKSHLNEIIGLRSEILWLKKVLGPQKEVINTLNKKDLRLIDDQLQKYFSDIYENAVKISETFETYRDLMGNLREAYQSSIANRANEIMRVFTAITTVFMPLTVITGIYGMNFTNMPELNWKYSYFVVIGLMVTLGLSMFFIFRKKDWV, from the coding sequence ATGAAAATCCGGTTGGTAAATAACGGTGTATTTATTCCGGTGGACGACATTCAGCAGGCGCTGACTCCACCAGCGGAGGGATTTTACTGGATTGATGCGGACGTAGACGATTTGGCGGTACTTCAACCGCTGTTCATGATGCATGATCTGGCCGTGGAAGACTGTTTGAGTGACGAAGAACAACGTCCGAAGATTGAAATTTATGAGAGCCATTATTTTATTGTAATTAATAGCATTCGTTTTGATGATGAAGAGATTTTTTTACGTGCCGTCAACTTGTTCCTTGGCAGACACTTTATTATCAGTGTGACCAAACAGAAAGTTAGTGAATTGCGGACGTTGAAACCGATCCTGTGGGAACAGGAAATCAGTACGCCGGATAAGCTGCTGTATCTGCTGGTTGACTTAATTGTTGATAATTATTTCACCGTCGGTGACCGAATCGAAGCACGCATTGAGAAGCTCGAAGAAGACATCCTGATGCATACCAAGAAATCTCATCTGAACGAGATTATCGGGCTGCGCAGTGAGATTTTATGGCTGAAGAAAGTGCTGGGGCCTCAGAAAGAGGTCATTAACACACTCAATAAAAAAGATCTGCGTCTTATCGATGATCAACTGCAGAAGTATTTCAGTGACATTTATGAGAATGCTGTGAAAATATCCGAAACCTTTGAGACGTATCGCGACTTGATGGGGAACTTGCGAGAAGCGTACCAATCCAGTATCGCCAACCGGGCGAATGAAATCATGCGTGTGTTCACCGCCATTACCACGGTGTTTATGCCGCTGACCGTTATCACGGGCATCTATGGGATGAACTTTACGAACATGCCTGAGCTGAACTGGAAGTATAGTTATTTTGTGGTTATTGGCCTGATGGTTACACTGGGCCTGAGCATGTTCTTTATTTTCCGCAAAAAAGATTGGGTCTGA
- a CDS encoding HRDC domain-containing protein, whose amino-acid sequence MEVIFMNRLSRMSGQNEEHAQLWIGEEEGEWHLGWSQYEAGDRTDATWYYGSSWDELLHVYRHQLAIQMGEGYRPLLRGLFHENDDLKSRSYGGQRLHCYSELYGNEELYMDLCIWRRKRAASDRKAPYFIATNRLLRLISAFVPQTIDELMQLPGVGESKASEYGAEWLELTKGLERSTSFPLDWVYTVLKEQEYESWLYKQREQKYKQELDRFTTRKQVLEGMKEGDTLEEIVNRSGLSRRELIELLETLDLEGYDTDCLLDAELAVMPDEEQEAVWSAYEELGDNFLKPVLHKVYGEEKPGGSNLEQVYERLRMIRIRFRRHTETEQNVG is encoded by the coding sequence ATGGAAGTCATTTTCATGAACAGATTATCCAGAATGTCAGGTCAGAATGAAGAGCATGCCCAGCTGTGGATCGGTGAAGAAGAAGGGGAGTGGCATCTGGGGTGGAGCCAATATGAGGCAGGGGACCGTACGGATGCTACCTGGTATTATGGAAGCTCGTGGGATGAACTCCTACACGTTTACCGTCATCAGCTAGCCATACAGATGGGTGAAGGCTACCGTCCGTTGCTGCGGGGTTTATTTCACGAAAATGATGATTTGAAGTCACGCAGTTATGGCGGCCAGCGTCTTCATTGTTACAGTGAATTATATGGCAATGAGGAGCTGTATATGGATCTGTGTATATGGCGCAGGAAGAGAGCAGCATCTGACCGGAAAGCTCCCTATTTTATTGCAACGAATCGGTTGCTGCGCCTGATCAGTGCATTTGTTCCACAAACCATCGATGAATTGATGCAACTGCCTGGCGTAGGAGAGAGCAAGGCTTCCGAGTACGGAGCTGAATGGCTGGAGCTTACGAAAGGACTGGAACGTTCCACATCTTTTCCGCTAGATTGGGTGTACACGGTTCTGAAGGAACAAGAATATGAGAGCTGGCTGTATAAACAGAGAGAGCAGAAATACAAGCAGGAGCTAGACAGATTTACGACACGCAAGCAGGTTCTCGAAGGCATGAAGGAAGGGGATACGCTTGAGGAAATCGTGAATCGTTCCGGATTGTCCCGGCGGGAGCTGATTGAGCTGTTGGAGACACTGGATTTGGAGGGGTATGACACAGATTGTCTACTCGATGCTGAGCTTGCTGTTATGCCCGATGAGGAGCAAGAGGCGGTATGGAGTGCCTATGAGGAGCTGGGAGATAACTTTCTGAAGCCCGTGTTACATAAGGTGTATGGAGAAGAGAAGCCTGGCGGGAGCAATCTGGAGCAGGTCTACGAAAGACTGCGCATGATTCGCATCCGGTTTCGTCGTCACACAGAGACGGAGCAGAATGTGGGCTAG